TGGTGCCCAGGTGCGTGCCATCTGGGGCGAATACGCTCAAACCGCCGGGGCCGGCCGCCCAGAGGTTGCCGTCGCGGTCGACTTTCATGCCGTCGGGCAAGCCTTTTTTGCCGGCTTTCGCCCACGGCGTGGCGTCGAAGAAGACATGGCCGTTGAGCAAAGCCCCAGGCCCGTCAGCAAAATCGTTTTTGTCTGTAACGTCGTACACCATCCACACCGCATGGTCAGGATCGCTATTGGCGACGTAGAACTTTTTCTCGTCGGGTGAAAAAGCCAGACCGTTGGGTCGAGTTAGATCTTTGATGAGAAGCGTGATCCGCCAATCATCGCCGGCGGCTGGGGTTGCCAGTGGGTTTTGTTCAGTTACTTTTTGCAGCCGAAACAAACCGCAAAAATTCATTTCCTTGCGCGGATCGTTTTCGTGCTTCGGCAGGCCGTAAATGGGATCGGTGAAATATAAATCGCCGTTCGATTTGAATACCAAATCGTTCGGGCTGTTCAGTCGCTTGCCCTGATAGTTGTCGGCCAGCGTGCGTTTGCCGCCGTCTTTGGTGAGGACCGAAATCCGCCGGTCGCCGTGTTCGCACTGGACCAGCCGGCCGTCGGCATCGAGCGTATTGGCGTTGGAGCCCGGCTCGTGGCCGTAATCGGTAATGCCGGTGTAGCCCGACGGGTGCATGTAAACCGAAACGCCCTCGCCGTCTTTCCACTTCATGAGCATGTTGCGGGGAATATCGGAGAAGAGGAGAAAGCCGCCGTCTTTCACCCACACCGGCCCTTCGCTCCACTGAAATCCTTCGGCCAGTTTTTCCAGCTTGGCGTCTGGCGAAACGAGTTTATCGAACCGCGGGTCTTTGCTTTCCAACTTGCCGAACGTCGGATACGGCGCCGAAAAACTTTTGATTTCCGCAGGCGTGTCTGCGGCCAATGCCACTGTGCCGCAAATCGTGAGTTCAATCGCCGCCAATAGAGAAACCGCGAAAGGAGCAATTAAAACAAGGCGAGCGCGAACCGTGCGG
The sequence above is drawn from the Pirellulales bacterium genome and encodes:
- a CDS encoding SMP-30/gluconolactonase/LRE family protein, with the translated sequence MITVRTVRARLVLIAPFAVSLLAAIELTICGTVALAADTPAEIKSFSAPYPTFGKLESKDPRFDKLVSPDAKLEKLAEGFQWSEGPVWVKDGGFLLFSDIPRNMLMKWKDGEGVSVYMHPSGYTGITDYGHEPGSNANTLDADGRLVQCEHGDRRISVLTKDGGKRTLADNYQGKRLNSPNDLVFKSNGDLYFTDPIYGLPKHENDPRKEMNFCGLFRLQKVTEQNPLATPAAGDDWRITLLIKDLTRPNGLAFSPDEKKFYVANSDPDHAVWMVYDVTDKNDFADGPGALLNGHVFFDATPWAKAGKKGLPDGMKVDRDGNLWAAGPGGLSVFAPDGTHLGTINPDTGDPVSNCAWGDDGSTLYMTVNNKLARIKTNAKGAGQIKFSE